One stretch of Molothrus aeneus isolate 106 chromosome 2, BPBGC_Maene_1.0, whole genome shotgun sequence DNA includes these proteins:
- the EIF2S3 gene encoding eukaryotic translation initiation factor 2 subunit 3 has product MAGDEAGVTLGQPHLSRQDLGTLDVTKLTPLSPEVISRQATINIGTIGHVAHGKSTVVKAISGVHTVRFKNELERNITIKLGYANAKIYKLDDPSCSRPECYRSCGSSTPDEFPTDIPGTKGNFKLVRHVSFVDCPGHDILMATMLNGAAVMDAALLLIAGNESCPQPQTSEHLAAIEIMKLKHILILQNKIDLVKESQAKEQYEQILAFVQGTVAEGAPIIPISAQLKYNIEVVCEYIVKKIPVPLRDFTSEPRLIVIRSFDVNKPGCEVDDLKGGVAGGSILKGVLKVGQEIEVRPGIVSKDSEGKLMCKPIFSKIVSLFAEHNDLQYAAPGGLIGVGTKIDPTLCRADRMVGQVLGAVGALPEIFTELEISYFLLRRLLGVRTEGDKKAAKVQKLSKNEVLMVNIGSLSTGGRVSAVKADLGKIVLTNPVCTEVGEKIALSRRVEKHWRLIGWGQIRRGVTIKPTVDDD; this is encoded by the exons ATGGCGGGGGATGAGGCGGGAGTGACTCTGGGGCAGCCGCACCTCAGCCGGCAGGATCTCGGTACCTTg GATGTTACCAAGTTGACGCCTCTTTCACCAGAAGTCATCAGCAGACAAGCAACAATTAATATAG GTACAATTGGTCATGTAGCCCATGGAAAGTCGACAGTAGTCAAAGCTATATCTGGAGTTCATACTGTCAGATTTAAAAATGAACTGGAAAGAAACATCACAATCAAGCTGGGTTATGCTAATGCAAAG atttACAAGCTGGATGATCCAAGCTGCTCTCGACCAGAGTGCTACCGATCCTGTGGAAGCAGCACCCCAGATGAGTTCCCTACAGATATTCCTGGCACCAAAGGGAACTTTAAACTAGTCAG GCATGTCTCTTTTGTGGATTGCCCTGGCCACGATATTTTGATGGCTACCATGCTGAACGGTGCAGCAGTAATGGATGCAGCTTTGCTGTTGATAG ctggTAATGAGTCATGCCCTCAGCCTCAGACCTCAGAACATCTAGCTGCTATAGAAATCATGAAACTGAAGCACATTTTGATTCTACAAAATAAGATTGACTTGGTGAAAGAGAGCCAAGCTAAAGAACAGTATGAACAGATTCTTGCATTTGTACAAG GCACAGTTGCAGAGGGAGCTCCAATAATTCCAAtctcagcacagctgaaatACAACATAGAGGTGGTTTGTGAGTACATAGTGAAGAAAATCCCAGTCCCTTTGCGAGACTTCACATCCGAACCGAGGCTCATTG TAATTAGATCTTTTGATGTCAACAAGCCTGGCTGTGAAGTTGATGACCTTAAGGGAGGTGTTGCTGGTGGCAGTATTCTAAAGGGTGTTTTAAAG GTGGGCCAGGAAATTGAGGTGAGGCCTGGTATTGTGTCCAAGGACAGTGAAGGCAAACTCATGTGCAAGCCAATCTTTTCCAAAATTGTGTCACTCTTTGCTGAACACAATGATCTACAATATGCTGCTCCAGGAGGCCTTATAG GTGTTGGCACTAAGATTGACCCCACGTTGTGCCGGGCTGACCGCATGGTGGGCCAAGTTCTTGGTGCAGTTGGGGCCCTGCCAGAAATATTTACAGAGCTGGAAATCTCCTACTTCCTGCTGAGGCGACTCCTGGGCGTGCGCACTGAAGGAGACAAGAAAGCTGCAAAG GTGCAAAAATTATCGAAGAATGAAGTTCTAATGGTAAACATAGGATCCTTATCTACTGGAGGGAGAGTCAGTGCTGTAAAGGCTGATTTGGGGAAGATTGTGCTAACTAACCCTGTATGCACAGAAGTGGGAGAAAAAATTGCTCTGAGTCGAAGAGTTGAGAAGCATTGGCG tttaattggTTGGGGTCAGATCAGAAGAGGAGTGACAATCAAGCCAACTGTTGATGATGACTGA